The Nicotiana sylvestris chromosome 6, ASM39365v2, whole genome shotgun sequence genomic sequence CTTTtccaaaagagagagagagacggACACTTAGCTTCATTATGTGTAATTGAGCTTCAACAAAATGTGGTGAAGTGGCACATGACTTATTCTTATGCTATATCTCTTTAATTTTCATAGGGTTCAATTGGAAATTGTTATGAAATCTTTATGTTAATTATGCAGTTATTGGAATGTTAATTTCTTGGCTAATCATATAAGGAGGAAAATATGCTTGATTGACCCTAATCAGTGTATATTTTTTTAAACATCATGGTTAATAAATGACTTAAACTTCCTTACATTCTTCTCATTTCCCTTAAAAAGAATAATTTTGCTGTTTTATTTGAGCAATATCGACACTAGCTTCTGTTGTTTCTAGAAAAGATGAGTTTTTTTTCCTGTGATAATATTCTTTCTGAATTTCACCCAGTTTGCAGGAAATGCATCTATAAGAAGCTCTCTGATGAAGAAACGGAATGCTGCCCAATATGCAATATTGACTTGGGTTGTGTCCCATTAGAGAAATTGAGGTCATAAATATCTTCCTACTCTCACTGTTTTCCTTTTTCTGTAATCTTCACATGCAAATGTGTGCTTAAGTGCTCGATTGGCATATTGATGTAGATAGTTCTAGTTTTACCTTTTGCATTTATACGTGGAACTTCTAGTAGCATATCACTCTTTTGATTAACTTcattttgtaagcctatcaatttTAACAGCATGAAGCGTACTGCATGTTCAGTTCCAGACTGCTTTGCAGTGTTGTCCCTTTGAAGTTTGATATGCATATGCAACAAGTTAGAGCGTCTTGACCCTTGTGTGAAAGATATGGGGTGGAGACTTTAGctttatagtttttttttattatttaaagaaGCCAAATGCTTGGCTGTGCATGTGTTACCTTCTTACTTTCTACTGACCTAACATCAATTAATGATGATTCTGAGAGCAATGTGCTATGCTCATAGGAGGATGGAAATTCGATGAAGTATTGAAATTTCCACTTTTTCCCAGCACAGTTACTTTTTATTCTCTACGTAGTTCATCGCCAAATAAACTATTCTCCAAGTTGTTCATCAATATTTCGTGCTTTCTGGACATAGATGAGTTAGGATCTTAAGAATACTGAACAGAGATCACAGTGCTTTACATGATTGTTTTGGTGCTTATCATAAATGAATTAGGATTTCACTTAGAAGACTGGGCAGAAATCAAAGCGCTCTTCCGTGTTTGTACTATGTACCACTAAGATTGACTAGAAAGTTATAACTGAACACACTGCAAAATTTCGAATTCACTTAAAAAGATGATCTGTGATACATTTAGAGGTTCTGCCAAGTGAGACCACATAGGCAATGACAAGTGATTTCTTGCGATATGTAGAGAGGAAACTTGACATAGACAAAGTAAGGTGACCTGTACTCTAAGAATGGCCTTGATAACATTAGGATTAAAGTTCACTTTTGCAGATCTTGGAAGTTCTTGAAGGCAGTAGAAGAGAGAATGACAAAAGAGAACTGGGAGTATTTAGTGCAACATTTGACTTGTGGATATATCTTATTAAATAAAACTGGGTAGCTTTCACCATTTACCTTAGGCCAGGCACAGTGAGATACTTCATTGGCTATCATGAAGTTTTGCTGATCATGATTGCACATATatcttattaaaacaaaattgggTAGCTTTCACCATTTACCTTAGGTTAGGCTCAGTGAGATGCTTCATTGGCTAGCATGAATATTTGCTGATTATGAGTGCACATACCTGCACTTATGCGTATAGTATTCACTTTCATGGTTGCTTGAAATATGAGGTTTTCCTGAAGCTTGTTCCGCCTTTCTGCCTTATCCTGGAAAATCTTTGTTGAATAACTCCTataagaaggaaaaaaagaaggcGTTAGAGACCCTTTTGGTCCAATCTTAGACACTCGGTCCTTTTCCGAACCTGCTCCCATTTTGAGCAAAGAGAGAGATAAATAGACACAGCACATTGTACTGATGGGGCCGGTTCAAAGTGACTGAGGGGTTTTCTGGTTAACTTTTCTTATTTGCCATACTCCACATGTcaatttatcttttctttttcccttttcatttcaGGCCAGATCATAATCTGCAAGATGTAAGAGCAAAGATATTCCCTTACAAGAGGCAAAAGGTGCAGGCACCTGAAGTTGTGCCTCCGATTGCCCTTCCAGTCAGGAGAAAAGAGAGATCACTATCTTCACTAGTGGTCAGCACTCCAAGAGTATCAACACAGACTGGAACAACAGGAAGAAGATCAAAATCAGTGGCAAGAAAAGCATTACGAGGCTCCACCTTTTCTGTTGAGAAACCTATCAAGAAAGAGGAAAAAATATCTGGAGAAGATCAACTGGATAGCTCTAGTTCACCTGAGACTTTGACCAAGTTCACTCAGAACATAAGGCAGGTAAAGTCATTCTTCAATAGTGGTGTGGTGCATCATCTTAGGCTTCCTTGGAATATTTTCTGAGGTCAGTATCAAGCGTATATGGGTGGATATTCTTGTTAAACTTAATCCTGCCGCTTTTGCAGAATTCTTCCAGTGCTGAGCTTTCTGGCCAACCCACGCCTGATAACGAAACGGAGAATGGCACGGACCAGTGGGAAGGTAAAGTTGATTTATGGAAACCTTTGAACTGTTTGGTCGAAGTAGCAAACCAGAGCAAGTCTGCGAAGTTTACTTCCCAAGGTTCTACTGCTAAATCAGAATGCCTGCATTCCCTTGGCAATGAAGCTCATGTCCGTAAAACTAAAGTGAAAAAACGTGGACTGAAAATCAAAGTTCACGATGACAAGAATAACTGCGGAGCTTCTCATTTGGGATCAGATAAAACTAAAAAATTGCGAAGGAATCGCCAAAAGAAGGCAACAGAATTTGGAGAATCTAGTATTTCACCACAAACTGTGCTGGATGCAATCACTACCAAATGTGAAAGAAGGATTAATCCAATTTGGTTCTCATTAGTGGCCGCTGAAGATCAGTAAGAATCTACTTTATCTTGTAGAATCCTTTTTATATGTATATCTTTCTGAGAAAGAAATTGTATTTCCAAATGATTTTATTCAATGAATCTCCAATCAATTGTTTCAGGGAGGGAGGTGCACTCTTGCCCCAGATTTCTGCAAGTTACTTGAGAATAAAGTAAGCTTCTTTGTGATGTCATTGCTGTCTTGTAGTGTAATATTTATCTTGTGATGCTGTTTCTGTCTGGTCTTAGAATTCTTTGTTAAGTTCTAATGATCCGAATGAATTGCATAAAAAATTTCTATGGCTGCACGAGTTAGATACTTAAAGCCTCGATATCTTTTGCTCTATCGATATGGTAAGAGGGTGGAGGAGGGAATAATGTATCATTTCTTCTTTTCGAATTTTGAATGTAGATGCTAATTATCTCTTTTGGTGGTAACTACGGCATCACCGATTTCTCCTAGTGCCAAGAAAGGAATAAAACTAAGTATGTTATGTTCTTCGATTTAAGCTGTACAGATTCGATTTTCATTTCCTAAACTGAAATATCTTGCATCTTATCATAATATGTGCCAGCTACAAAATAAGCCAAAAGTAGCATATCACCTCCCTTTTAGACCTCCTTGTAATAGAATAACCATAATTTTTACTTCGATTGAATTAACTATTCAAAGTCAATATTTCTCTTCCAGAAATCCTATAAAGTTAAACCATGGTGTTCAATATGACATGGAGACTAATTGGTAATTGCAAGATTACAGCGAGAAAGCAATCTTGTTTTATTATCTTTATAAAAGACTAACTAAAGTTTTCCCAGCTTGCTATGTCCTTTTCTCAGTCTCTGACAATTGATTattttctcatttatttttcttgttgTGGTCTTTTACCACTGGTGTTTGATGTCTTCTCCAAGGCATCATTACTTACTATTGGTTGGTTGACCTCTTTCTTGTAGCAAAATATCATACGAGGGAATTTCACATCCAACTTAGGGTAGTTCTCTCCAACGAGTTAGACAGCTTCTTTTGCTCCATTGATTGATCTTGTTTGTCTTAAAGCTAACTTAGTAGCTTGTATTACCTTTTCACATTTGATGGATTTGGAATTTTGGATATCTTCATATAGTTTTCCCACTATATCTTCATATAGCTAGCCCTGCTTTTAGAACTGATTGGACCAGCGCCAGCCAGTTTAGCTGATCAAGTGAAAATCAGACCCTTACTCTTAAAATTTATAATTCTGTGAGTTGGACATCTATCACTTGTTGTGCAGACACCTCCTTGGAAACGGATGTAGTCGGAGAGCATCTGGAATATAGAGTGAACTCAGATGGCAATCCCACTTAGAAGAGTTATTTATATGTGCAAACAATTCCATGCATGGAACAAATTACCCTGTCTTCATATACCAAAAGGGCTTAATATCCAACTCTAACAAAAGAGGACAATTAACTTCATTTACTTCCACGAGACGTGCACCTAATGAAGCCACTGTATGAGGACCTGCGGGGCCATTTTAGTACCTTGCCTAATGGATTCTTGCTGAGTTGTTCACATTTTGGACTTACAATAATCCATTTGATCATAAGAAGGTTACGACCGAGAGCAATTCGTTGTTCAGTTAAGATGAGTGTAATAGAAATACGGATATTGAGATGGATATGCGTTCATACAAGATTAGGGGAAGGTACAAATAGCACATATAGATGATAAAATGGGAGAGGGTCGCCTGAGATTGTTTTGTTATGCTCTATGTCAATCTATAAATGCAGTAGTATATAAGTGCAATACAATAATGATTAAATGTGTTAAAAGGAGACGAAGCAGACTTACAATTACATGGAGATCGTTGTGGACTACAATCTCTCAAAATTCATGCAGACCTGGAGgagaatagaaaagaaagaaaacaaatgaTATATAGGTGATACCAACTAGTTGTGATTAAGACATAGTCGCCTAATTCACTTACACCAGGCTGGTGTAGAGAACCTCTAGTGTAAGAGAGCCCGTAAATTAATTTGAGTATTAGGTTGAAATGGGTCCACATATAATAGACCTCAACTAGGTCGGAATTTTTATTGAGTGTGATACAGCACTCCCATAACCATTACTCCCTCCGTCCCAATTTATATAacactctttcctttttaatctgtTCAAAAAGAATGTCACTTTCTATGTTTAGAAACAATTTAACTCAAAAGTTCCCATTGTATCCTTAGTGAGATGATTTATGGCCACACAAATATCTAAGGCTTGttttagaccacaagtttcaaaagtttttatttttttcttaaaatttgTGTCAAGTCAAAGGGTGCCGCATAAAATGGGACGGAGGGAGTATTATATATTACGTGCCCTGAAGTTGCTAATTGGATTTCTTGATAGAGATATGTGGAGGATACGGATTTTGGAGTCTAAGCAGAATATGTTGAAGACAATTATGGTACCAAAGGGAACTGCTTTTTTAAACATTGAAGAGTTGGTCTGCCCTTTCCGTGTAAGTGGTTTGGGACAGTGTTCCTTAAATAAGCAACTAGTTAAGACAAATTCCTGTTGTTCGACCTACAAAATTGGGTTGAATGCAAGGTAAAAAAGACATGGTTGTGAACTACAGTGGTGGTTAGTTGGTAGAGTTGATAGGTCAATCATCTAACACCATTAGCTCTTTCTCTTTGTTCCATTAAGATAAGCTGAGGTGACATTTCTTTGTCTCTGGAGCTCCTTGGACAACTTGATGACTAATATTTGTGTGTTGCATCCTGTTTTACAAAGCATTTTTACCAAATGAGCTTTTAGCTTTGCGTTCCTTTTTTCCCTTCACTTGTTTGATAGCTTCTAAAGTGTTGCCTCTCTATATGAACATCTTACatatagagcccgtttggatagctgatttgaagtagctgataagcattaagtgctgaaactgatttaataaataagcagttacgtgtttgggtACAAGTGCTGAAATTGATAATAAGTTGCTGCATTATTTGATTAAAAAGTGCTGATAAGCTCtttttttgttaaaatgacttaaataacCTTAGAACTGTTTACACTTATAAGTGCGTAATTTCTTTACAATTTTAGATTCCAGAtcgattcaaatacaaaatatt encodes the following:
- the LOC104224790 gene encoding E3 ubiquitin protein ligase DRIP2-like is translated as MRNMANQVVKVKRDRIAACITCPLCHKLFRDATTVSECLHTFCRKCIYKKLSDEETECCPICNIDLGCVPLEKLRPDHNLQDVRAKIFPYKRQKVQAPEVVPPIALPVRRKERSLSSLVVSTPRVSTQTGTTGRRSKSVARKALRGSTFSVEKPIKKEEKISGEDQLDSSSSPETLTKFTQNIRQNSSSAELSGQPTPDNETENGTDQWEGKVDLWKPLNCLVEVANQSKSAKFTSQGSTAKSECLHSLGNEAHVRKTKVKKRGLKIKVHDDKNNCGASHLGSDKTKKLRRNRQKKATEFGESSISPQTVLDAITTKCERRINPIWFSLVAAEDQEGGALLPQISASYLRIKDGNIPVSFIQKYLMRKLDLMSEDEVEVRCMGQLIVPTLQLNTLVDMWLETTTSERIPAIIGSSAKDFVMVLVYARKVPGHPAS